One Stigmatella aurantiaca genomic window carries:
- a CDS encoding SDR family oxidoreductase, protein MILVTAATGHLGRLAVEGLLKKLSAQQIAVAVRNPEKAADFAARGVQVRRGDYSQPDTLEAAFAGVEKVLFISSNEVGKRLEQHQAVVHAAQKAGVRLLVYTSILHADTSGLALAKEHLGTEALIRASGIPFVLLRNGWYTENYTENLAPALQHGALVGSSGEGRIAIATRADYAAAAVAVLTSEGHENKVYELGGDAPVTLAELAAEVARQTGKPIVYKNLPPEQYQNVLLQAGVPAPFASVLVDSHVGAARGELNETSGTLKRLIGRPVTPLADAVAVALRR, encoded by the coding sequence ATGATTCTCGTCACCGCAGCCACCGGACACCTCGGCCGCCTCGCCGTCGAGGGCTTGCTCAAGAAGCTCTCCGCCCAGCAGATCGCCGTGGCGGTCCGTAACCCGGAGAAAGCCGCGGACTTCGCGGCGCGCGGCGTCCAGGTACGCCGGGGGGACTACAGCCAGCCGGACACGTTGGAGGCGGCCTTCGCCGGGGTGGAGAAGGTCCTGTTCATCTCCTCCAACGAGGTCGGCAAGCGGCTGGAGCAACACCAGGCGGTGGTGCACGCGGCCCAGAAGGCAGGGGTCCGCCTGTTGGTCTACACGAGCATCCTGCACGCCGATACGTCGGGCTTGGCCCTGGCGAAAGAGCACCTGGGAACGGAGGCGCTGATCCGCGCCTCGGGCATTCCGTTCGTCCTCCTGCGCAACGGCTGGTACACGGAGAACTACACCGAGAACCTCGCGCCCGCCCTGCAACACGGCGCCCTCGTGGGAAGCTCGGGCGAGGGCCGTATCGCCATCGCCACCCGGGCGGACTACGCGGCGGCCGCGGTGGCGGTGCTCACCAGCGAGGGGCATGAGAACAAGGTCTACGAACTGGGGGGCGACGCCCCGGTGACCCTGGCGGAGCTGGCCGCCGAGGTGGCGCGCCAGACGGGCAAGCCCATCGTTTACAAGAACCTGCCCCCGGAGCAGTACCAGAACGTCCTGCTCCAGGCCGGCGTGCCCGCGCCCTTCGCCAGCGTCCTGGTGGACTCGCATGTGGGCGCCGCGCGGGGAGAGCTGAACGAGACGTCGGGAACGCTGAAGCGCCTCATCGGGCGGCCGGTCACGCCGCTGGCGGACGCCGTCGCCGTGGCGCTCCGCCGCTAA
- a CDS encoding metallophosphoesterase codes for MSASRLLPLVFLSVLSLLTVLGHLYLYRRLVRDTSSNPRWRRVAGGILWGLGALMLGSAVTARLLPPGSLRSLPFLGWTWMAAAAYLLLTLLLLGGVRLVASRVSRGRTEAPAPEAAAPQAVASEERRQFLARSAAGGALLVTGGFVGYGTWRSFHRPVVNQIAVRLPGLPKALDGFTLVQLTDIHVGPLIQRRFMDAMVEQCNALKPDAVCITGDLVDGSVQALGPSVAALSNIRTRFGQYFVTGNHEYYSGDEEWAEALERMGITVLRNRHVSVGEPGASFDMVGVDDWAAQRTGSSRRYDLDRALEGRNPERASVLLAHQPANWRVAAQKGIGLQLSGHTHGGQFFPFTLAVAAIWEHDAGHYEENGRHLYVSRGTGFWGPPVRVAAPPEIVQITLLAS; via the coding sequence ATGTCCGCCTCCCGGCTGCTTCCCCTCGTCTTCCTCTCCGTCCTGAGCCTGCTGACGGTGCTGGGCCACCTCTACCTCTACCGGCGCCTCGTCCGAGACACTTCTTCCAACCCTCGGTGGCGGCGGGTGGCGGGTGGAATCCTGTGGGGACTGGGCGCGCTGATGCTGGGCTCGGCGGTGACGGCGCGGCTGCTGCCGCCGGGCAGCCTGCGCTCCCTCCCCTTCCTGGGGTGGACGTGGATGGCCGCTGCGGCCTACCTACTGCTGACCCTGCTGCTGCTGGGTGGGGTGCGCCTCGTCGCGAGCCGCGTCTCGCGCGGGCGCACGGAAGCCCCTGCTCCGGAAGCCGCCGCCCCCCAGGCTGTGGCCTCCGAGGAGCGGCGCCAGTTCCTCGCGCGCTCGGCCGCGGGGGGAGCCCTGCTCGTCACCGGGGGCTTCGTGGGCTACGGCACGTGGCGCTCCTTCCATCGGCCCGTCGTCAACCAGATCGCCGTGCGGCTGCCGGGCCTGCCCAAGGCGCTGGATGGATTCACGCTGGTGCAGCTCACCGACATCCACGTGGGGCCGCTCATCCAACGCCGCTTCATGGACGCGATGGTGGAGCAGTGCAACGCGCTCAAGCCCGACGCGGTGTGCATCACGGGAGACCTGGTGGACGGCAGCGTGCAGGCCCTGGGCCCATCGGTGGCCGCGCTGTCCAACATCCGCACCCGGTTTGGCCAGTACTTCGTCACCGGCAACCATGAGTACTACTCCGGGGACGAGGAGTGGGCCGAGGCGCTGGAGCGCATGGGCATCACCGTGCTGCGCAACCGGCACGTGTCCGTGGGAGAGCCGGGGGCGTCGTTCGACATGGTGGGGGTGGATGACTGGGCGGCGCAGCGCACGGGCTCTTCGCGGAGGTATGACCTGGACCGGGCGCTGGAGGGCCGCAATCCCGAGCGGGCCTCGGTGCTGCTCGCGCACCAGCCCGCCAACTGGCGCGTGGCGGCCCAGAAAGGCATCGGGTTGCAGCTCTCCGGCCACACGCACGGGGGCCAGTTCTTCCCCTTCACGCTGGCGGTGGCGGCGATCTGGGAACACGACGCGGGCCACTACGAGGAGAACGGCCGCCACCTCTACGTGAGCCGGGGCACGGGATTCTGGGGCCCACCGGTGCGCGTGGCCGCGCCGCCCGAGATCGTCCAGATAACGCTCCTGGCTTCATGA
- a CDS encoding RCC1-like domain-containing protein: protein MQSSSRGWGTKVFGILFGIWLAVGCTHPVDERLEKASLSSSLGGAQGRKRIAAGGSHSLSVHPDGTVWAVGSNAYSQLGDGSTESRTVPVQVQGLNGIVAVAAGTNHSLAVRFDGTVWAWGDNTYGQLGDNAWTNRAVPVQVQGLSGAVTVAACSDHSLVVRSDGTVWAWGNNTYGQLGDGSTNGRRVPVQVPGLSGAITVATGGNHSLAMRSDGTVWAWGANFSGQLGDGSTSSRTLPVQVQGVNGITAVATGYGHSLAVRSDGAVWAWGANFSGQLGDGSTITRTLPVQVQELGGGVAVAGGQGYSLAIRSDGTTWAWGENFYGQLGNVTGGNRTVPVQVQALSGGISVAAGVNHSLALLSNGTVWAWGDNEYGERGDGTAYVNTVPVPVQGLSGVVVTAAGEHHSLALRSDGTVWAWGSNYAGQLGDGSTKNRNVPVQVQGFGGGVVVSAGSTHSLAVRFDGTVWAWGDNNSGQLGDGTTNSHLMPVQVQGLSGVIAVAAGSEHSLAVRFDGTVWAWGDNILGQLGDGTTNNSTLPVQVPVLSGAFVAANNLHSLAGRSDGMVKAWGYNTSGQLGDGTTSDRTVPVSVQVLSGVVAVAAGTFHSLGMRSDGTVWAWGDNFSGQLGDGSSDWNSTVPVLVLNGARAVASGYFHSLAVRSDGTVWAWGDNYFGQLGDSTTGGRIVPVQVQGLSGATIVSAGRSHSLALTSDGTVWAWGANSYGEIGNGGYTRYVTTPIRSLLY, encoded by the coding sequence ATGCAAAGCAGTTCTCGGGGGTGGGGAACCAAGGTGTTTGGTATCCTGTTTGGTATTTGGTTGGCCGTTGGCTGTACGCATCCCGTAGATGAGCGGCTGGAGAAAGCATCGCTTTCTTCCTCTCTTGGCGGCGCTCAGGGGCGCAAACGTATTGCTGCCGGGGGAAGCCATTCCTTGTCAGTGCATCCAGATGGTACGGTGTGGGCTGTAGGCAGTAATGCCTATAGCCAGTTAGGCGATGGCTCTACGGAGAGCCGCACTGTACCGGTGCAAGTGCAGGGACTGAATGGGATAGTAGCTGTGGCGGCGGGCACCAACCACTCGCTGGCTGTGCGCTTTGACGGAACGGTATGGGCTTGGGGGGACAACACCTATGGCCAGTTGGGGGATAATGCTTGGACTAACCGCGCTGTGCCGGTGCAGGTGCAAGGGTTGAGTGGAGCAGTGACTGTAGCGGCATGCTCTGACCATTCGTTGGTTGTGCGCTCGGATGGAACGGTATGGGCTTGGGGGAACAACACCTATGGCCAGCTAGGAGATGGTTCCACGAACGGGCGCAGGGTGCCGGTGCAAGTGCCGGGACTGAGTGGGGCAATAACTGTGGCTACGGGTGGTAACCATTCATTGGCGATGCGCTCGGACGGAACGGTGTGGGCATGGGGCGCTAACTTCTCCGGCCAATTGGGGGATGGCTCCACGAGTAGTCGCACTCTGCCGGTACAAGTGCAGGGCGTGAACGGGATAACGGCCGTGGCTACAGGTTATGGCCACTCGCTGGCGGTTCGCTCGGACGGAGCAGTGTGGGCCTGGGGGGCCAATTTCTCAGGTCAACTGGGGGACGGTTCCACAATCACGCGTACTCTGCCGGTGCAAGTGCAAGAGCTGGGCGGGGGGGTGGCCGTGGCTGGAGGTCAAGGTTACTCGCTGGCAATACGCTCCGATGGCACGACATGGGCCTGGGGTGAAAACTTTTACGGCCAGCTGGGAAATGTCACTGGAGGCAACCGCACGGTGCCAGTGCAGGTACAGGCGCTGAGCGGAGGCATATCGGTAGCCGCAGGCGTTAATCATTCGTTGGCCCTACTCTCTAACGGTACTGTATGGGCTTGGGGCGACAATGAGTATGGAGAGCGAGGAGATGGCACTGCGTACGTCAACACCGTGCCGGTCCCAGTGCAAGGGCTGAGCGGAGTAGTAGTTACGGCTGCAGGTGAACACCATTCACTGGCCTTACGCTCTGATGGTACAGTGTGGGCTTGGGGGTCCAACTATGCAGGTCAGTTGGGTGATGGCTCCACGAAAAACCGTAATGTACCCGTGCAGGTACAAGGATTTGGCGGAGGGGTGGTTGTATCCGCAGGCTCGACCCACTCTCTGGCTGTTCGCTTCGATGGCACAGTGTGGGCCTGGGGCGACAACAACTCTGGTCAACTGGGCGATGGCACTACGAATAGCCACCTCATGCCAGTGCAGGTCCAGGGGTTGAGCGGTGTAATAGCTGTAGCCGCAGGCTCGGAGCACTCTTTGGCCGTTCGTTTCGATGGCACAGTGTGGGCCTGGGGCGATAATATTTTGGGCCAACTGGGAGATGGCACCACGAACAACAGCACCCTGCCGGTGCAGGTGCCAGTGCTAAGTGGGGCATTCGTGGCAGCCAACAACCTCCACTCGTTGGCTGGCCGCTCAGACGGCATGGTTAAGGCTTGGGGCTACAATACCTCTGGCCAGTTGGGAGATGGAACCACGAGCGACCGAACCGTACCGGTGTCGGTGCAGGTCCTAAGTGGGGTGGTAGCGGTAGCCGCAGGCACCTTCCACTCGTTGGGCATGCGATCGGACGGCACGGTGTGGGCTTGGGGCGATAATTTTTCTGGCCAGTTGGGAGATGGTAGTTCCGATTGGAATAGCACCGTGCCAGTGCTAGTGCTGAACGGGGCAAGGGCCGTGGCCTCAGGGTATTTTCACTCACTGGCAGTGCGCTCGGATGGCACGGTGTGGGCTTGGGGCGATAATTACTTCGGACAGCTTGGAGATAGTACTACTGGAGGCCGTATCGTGCCGGTGCAGGTACAAGGGCTGAGCGGTGCGACCATTGTGTCTGCTGGAAGATCCCACTCATTGGCGCTAACCTCAGACGGTACGGTGTGGGCCTGGGGGGCCAATTCCTACGGCGAGATAGGAAATGGGGGATACACTCGATACGTTACTACCCCCATTCGCTCATTGTTATATTGA
- a CDS encoding Gfo/Idh/MocA family protein: MAHKVKGPKVRYGVVGGGSISQMAFMPGVGQTRNSQMTALVTGDPVKADKLAKLYGLKSYHYDDYARLLSSGEVDAVYVATPNFNHTPYVVSALKAGIHVLLEKPMAASEQDCWAMRSAAKESGAKLMIAYRLHFEPGTVELIERVRAGHFGRVHAFSSVFSQVVKQSNHRAKSGYWAGPVPDMGPYPINAARNLFGTEPIEVRATGFRTPGRSLNFDDVVSVVLRFPEDRMAQFVVDYSGSTVNRYELIGDKGTVEASPAYMYGPEAGITYRTQIDGKFEERRHPPVDQFAGETDYFSECVLQDREPEADGEEGWLDVRVAAAVERALQSGQPQKLPAYQRGKRIEKPQVRTLPLAKPPELINTEEPSE, encoded by the coding sequence ATGGCGCACAAGGTGAAGGGTCCCAAGGTCCGGTACGGCGTGGTGGGCGGCGGCTCCATCTCGCAGATGGCGTTCATGCCGGGGGTGGGCCAGACGCGCAATTCGCAGATGACGGCGCTCGTGACGGGAGATCCCGTCAAGGCAGACAAGCTGGCCAAGCTGTATGGCTTGAAGAGCTACCATTACGACGACTACGCGCGCCTCCTGTCCTCGGGTGAAGTCGATGCCGTCTACGTGGCCACCCCCAACTTCAACCACACGCCCTATGTGGTGTCGGCGCTCAAGGCGGGCATCCATGTGCTGTTGGAGAAGCCCATGGCGGCGAGCGAGCAGGACTGCTGGGCGATGCGGTCGGCGGCCAAGGAGTCGGGGGCCAAGCTGATGATCGCCTACCGGCTGCACTTCGAGCCGGGCACGGTGGAGCTCATCGAGCGCGTGAGGGCAGGGCACTTTGGCCGTGTCCACGCCTTCTCCTCGGTGTTCAGCCAGGTCGTGAAGCAGTCCAACCACCGGGCGAAGAGCGGCTACTGGGCAGGCCCCGTGCCGGACATGGGCCCCTATCCCATCAACGCCGCGCGCAACCTGTTCGGCACCGAGCCCATCGAGGTCCGCGCCACGGGCTTCCGGACCCCTGGCCGGAGCCTGAACTTCGATGACGTGGTGTCCGTGGTGCTGCGCTTCCCCGAGGACCGGATGGCGCAGTTCGTCGTCGACTACAGCGGCAGCACGGTGAATCGGTATGAACTGATTGGGGACAAGGGGACCGTGGAGGCTTCGCCCGCGTACATGTACGGCCCCGAGGCAGGCATCACCTACCGCACCCAGATCGACGGGAAGTTCGAGGAGCGCCGTCATCCGCCGGTGGATCAGTTCGCCGGCGAGACGGATTACTTCTCCGAGTGTGTGCTCCAGGACCGCGAGCCGGAGGCGGACGGTGAGGAGGGCTGGCTGGATGTCCGGGTCGCGGCCGCCGTCGAGCGGGCGCTTCAGTCGGGGCAGCCCCAGAAGCTTCCCGCCTACCAGCGCGGCAAGCGCATCGAGAAGCCCCAGGTGCGCACGCTGCCGCTCGCCAAGCCGCCGGAGCTGATCAACACCGAGGAGCCGAGCGAATGA